One genomic region from Spirulina subsalsa PCC 9445 encodes:
- the ahcY gene encoding adenosylhomocysteinase, with translation MTATVTKPQYEIKDIALAPQGKQRIEWAGREMPVLRQIQERFAQEKPFAGIRLIACCHVTTETAHLAIALKNGGADAILIASNPLSTQDDVAASLVADYGIPVFAIKGEDNDTYHRHVNIALDHHPNIIIDDGSDVTATLVSERQEQISEIIGTTEETTTGIVRLQAMFKDGVLSFPAMNVNDADTKHFFDNRYGTGQSTLDGIIRATNILLAGKTLVVAGYGWCGKGVALRGRGMGANVIVTEIDPTRAIEAVMDGFRVMPMIEAAPLGDVFVTVTGNKHVIRPEHFAVMKDGAIVCNSGHFDIEIDLKSLGAQANDVKEVRNFTQQYSLPSGKSIIVLGEGRLVNLAAAEGHPSAVMDMSFANQALACEYLVKNKGSLAPGLHSIPTEVDREIARLKLNAMNIQIDSLTPEQIEYLNSWNAGT, from the coding sequence ATGACAGCAACTGTAACTAAACCCCAATACGAAATTAAAGATATTGCCCTTGCTCCCCAAGGAAAACAGCGCATTGAGTGGGCAGGACGAGAAATGCCTGTATTACGACAAATTCAGGAACGTTTTGCCCAAGAAAAGCCCTTTGCGGGGATTCGCTTAATTGCCTGTTGTCACGTCACCACAGAAACCGCTCATTTGGCGATCGCCCTCAAAAACGGTGGCGCAGATGCCATTTTAATCGCCAGTAACCCCCTCTCCACCCAAGACGACGTAGCCGCCAGTTTAGTCGCCGACTATGGCATCCCTGTATTTGCCATCAAAGGCGAAGATAACGACACCTACCACCGTCACGTGAACATCGCCCTAGACCATCATCCCAACATCATCATCGACGATGGCAGCGACGTAACCGCCACCCTCGTATCTGAACGTCAAGAGCAAATTTCCGAAATCATCGGCACCACGGAAGAAACCACCACCGGAATTGTCCGTCTGCAAGCCATGTTCAAGGATGGGGTGTTATCGTTCCCCGCCATGAACGTTAATGATGCCGACACCAAACACTTCTTTGATAACCGCTACGGCACCGGACAATCCACCCTCGACGGCATCATCCGCGCCACCAATATCCTCCTCGCCGGGAAAACCCTTGTCGTGGCAGGTTATGGTTGGTGTGGCAAAGGCGTTGCCCTGCGTGGCCGAGGCATGGGGGCTAATGTCATTGTGACGGAAATTGACCCCACCCGCGCCATTGAAGCGGTGATGGATGGTTTCCGCGTCATGCCCATGATTGAAGCGGCTCCTCTAGGGGATGTATTCGTCACTGTCACGGGGAACAAGCACGTCATCCGCCCCGAACATTTCGCGGTGATGAAAGATGGGGCAATTGTTTGTAACTCCGGCCACTTTGACATTGAAATTGACCTGAAATCTTTAGGCGCTCAAGCCAACGACGTGAAGGAAGTACGCAACTTCACCCAACAATACAGCCTCCCCAGTGGCAAATCGATCATTGTTTTAGGGGAAGGGCGCTTAGTCAACTTAGCCGCCGCCGAAGGCCACCCCAGCGCGGTGATGGACATGAGTTTTGCCAATCAAGCGTTAGCCTGTGAGTATCTGGTGAAAAACAAAGGTTCTCTCGCCCCCGGTTTACATTCTATCCCCACGGAAGTAGACCGCGAGATTGCCCGCTTAAAGCTTAATGCCATGAACATCCAAATTGACAGCCTCACCCCGGAACAAATTGAGTACCTCAATTCTTGGAATGCGGGAACTTAG
- a CDS encoding iron-containing alcohol dehydrogenase family protein: MPELASPHRVIHALQVAPRQVLRGHDLLQSSGEAIAQLGKRPLVVGGDRTLQQLTPALQKLAQHHPLNLDFASYSPDCSENSLTQLHQKVNQHQGDLILGVGGGKAMDTAKLLAHQCQLPVVTIPTSGATCAAWTALSNIYSDQGAFQYDVPLSHCPELLILDYSLIQTAPQRTLVAGIGDAIAKWYEASVSSGDSPETLIIAAVQQARVLRDILLQKSSLALQNPGGEDWCAVVDATVLLAGVIGGLGGANCRTVAAHAVHNGLTHIPAAHHALHGEKVAYGILVQLRLEEMVQGNQLALTARQQLLKFYQEIGLPQTLEDLGLGEVTVAQLRHSAEIACRPQSDIHRLPFPVSPEQLMAAMVSTTLLPDSPRETVEGGVKVV; this comes from the coding sequence ATGCCCGAATTAGCATCTCCCCATCGAGTGATTCATGCTCTACAAGTCGCACCCCGGCAGGTGTTGCGGGGTCATGATCTACTCCAATCCTCTGGAGAAGCCATCGCCCAACTGGGAAAACGCCCTCTGGTGGTGGGAGGCGATCGCACGTTACAACAACTCACCCCCGCCCTCCAGAAACTCGCCCAACATCATCCCCTCAACTTAGACTTTGCCAGTTATAGCCCCGATTGTTCGGAAAATTCCCTCACCCAACTCCACCAAAAAGTGAACCAACATCAAGGGGATCTCATCCTTGGGGTAGGGGGAGGCAAGGCAATGGACACGGCCAAACTCCTCGCCCATCAGTGTCAATTACCTGTCGTGACGATTCCCACCTCTGGGGCGACTTGTGCCGCTTGGACAGCACTCTCCAATATTTACTCCGATCAGGGGGCTTTTCAATACGATGTTCCCCTCTCCCACTGTCCCGAATTACTGATTTTAGACTACAGCTTGATCCAAACCGCCCCCCAACGGACCCTAGTGGCCGGAATTGGGGATGCGATCGCCAAATGGTATGAAGCCTCCGTCAGTAGTGGCGACTCCCCCGAAACCCTGATTATCGCCGCCGTCCAACAAGCCCGCGTCCTGCGGGATATTCTCCTACAAAAATCCTCCCTCGCCCTGCAAAATCCCGGCGGTGAGGATTGGTGTGCCGTAGTCGATGCTACGGTATTATTGGCCGGGGTCATTGGCGGTCTAGGTGGGGCGAATTGTCGCACTGTAGCCGCCCACGCCGTTCATAATGGCCTAACCCATATCCCGGCCGCCCACCACGCCCTACACGGCGAAAAAGTGGCCTATGGCATCTTGGTTCAATTGCGCCTAGAAGAGATGGTACAAGGCAATCAATTAGCACTCACGGCTCGTCAACAGTTGCTGAAATTTTATCAAGAGATTGGTTTACCCCAAACCTTAGAAGATTTGGGCTTAGGGGAGGTGACAGTCGCCCAACTGCGTCACAGCGCCGAAATCGCCTGTCGTCCTCAATCCGACATTCACCGTTTACCCTTCCCTGTGAGTCCAGAACAATTGATGGCGGCAATGGTTTCTACTACCCTCCTCCCAGATTCTCCCCGAGAAACGGTAGAAGGGGGCGTAAAGGTTGTTTAG
- a CDS encoding aspartate aminotransferase has product MSLNWLTPAKRLSALPTYVFARLDELKAHAREQGLDLIDLGMGNPDGSPPRPVIEAAIAAMDNPKNHGYPPFEGTASFRKAITAWYYRQYQVELDPDSEALPLLGSKEGLTHLALAYVDPGDVVIVPSPAYPAHFRGPLIAQGDVYQVDLKAEQNWVMDLSTIPEDIARRAKLLYFNYPNNPTTATAPRHFFEEIVEFAQHYQILLVHDLCYAELAFDGYVPTSLLQIPGGKDLGIEFHTLSKTYTMAGWRVGFVVGNSQVIQGLRTLKTNLDYGIFSVVQTAAETALQLPDEYVHQAQDRYRTRRDFMIKGLAELGWEVPPSQATMYLWVPCPIGTNSTDFALDVLQKTGVVVTPGSAFGEAGEGYVRVSLIADCDRLGEALRRLKQAGIRYRPEEAVVSSNS; this is encoded by the coding sequence ATGAGTTTAAACTGGCTTACTCCCGCTAAACGCCTTAGCGCGCTTCCTACTTACGTCTTTGCTCGTTTGGATGAACTAAAAGCCCATGCGAGAGAACAAGGGCTAGATTTGATTGATTTAGGCATGGGCAATCCCGACGGGTCCCCCCCTAGACCTGTGATTGAGGCGGCGATCGCAGCAATGGATAATCCAAAAAATCACGGATACCCCCCCTTTGAAGGAACAGCCAGTTTTCGTAAAGCCATTACCGCCTGGTATTACCGCCAATATCAAGTCGAATTAGACCCAGATAGTGAAGCCCTCCCCCTCCTCGGTTCCAAAGAAGGCCTAACCCATCTTGCCCTGGCCTATGTAGATCCCGGCGACGTGGTAATTGTCCCCAGTCCCGCCTATCCCGCCCATTTTCGCGGCCCCCTCATTGCCCAAGGGGACGTTTATCAAGTAGACCTCAAAGCCGAACAAAACTGGGTGATGGATCTCAGTACCATTCCCGAAGATATTGCACGACGGGCGAAACTCCTCTATTTCAACTATCCCAACAACCCCACCACCGCCACCGCCCCCCGGCACTTTTTTGAGGAAATTGTGGAGTTTGCCCAACACTATCAAATTCTGCTCGTTCACGATTTATGCTATGCCGAGTTAGCCTTTGATGGCTATGTTCCTACCAGTTTGTTACAAATCCCCGGCGGTAAAGACCTAGGGATTGAATTCCACACCCTCTCCAAAACCTACACGATGGCCGGGTGGCGGGTGGGTTTTGTGGTGGGGAATTCCCAAGTGATTCAAGGACTACGCACGCTCAAAACTAACTTAGATTACGGGATTTTCTCCGTTGTGCAAACGGCCGCCGAAACTGCCCTACAGTTGCCTGATGAGTATGTTCACCAAGCCCAAGATCGATACCGCACCCGCCGGGATTTTATGATTAAAGGTCTGGCGGAGTTAGGTTGGGAGGTTCCCCCCTCTCAAGCCACGATGTATTTATGGGTACCTTGTCCTATTGGCACCAACTCCACGGATTTCGCCCTTGATGTGTTACAAAAAACCGGGGTAGTGGTGACTCCGGGGAGTGCCTTTGGGGAAGCGGGAGAGGGCTATGTGCGGGTGAGTTTGATTGCCGATTGCGATCGCCTCGGAGAAGCCCTGCGACGACTCAAACAAGCGGGAATCCGTTATCGTCCCGAGGAGGCCGTTGTTTCCTCCAACTCCTAG
- the ebsA gene encoding type IV pilus biogenesis protein EbsA: MSLENLKPASKADAMVYVPYFQGQKRQLLPLAIGLYQQGSLEGERQIEGSDNIPFVATWFVSKLPSELTRCRLQFDGNAELSYEVDLQNSEFVDHLMDVIMTYKRTNHTDFSRQFYRKLLQKDDASS; encoded by the coding sequence ATGTCTCTAGAGAACTTAAAACCCGCCAGCAAAGCCGACGCGATGGTTTATGTCCCCTATTTCCAAGGGCAAAAACGCCAACTTCTGCCCCTAGCGATTGGTTTATATCAACAAGGTTCCCTAGAAGGGGAACGGCAAATTGAAGGCAGCGATAATATCCCCTTTGTGGCGACTTGGTTTGTGTCTAAATTACCCTCAGAATTAACGCGCTGTCGTCTCCAGTTTGATGGCAACGCAGAATTAAGCTATGAGGTGGATTTACAAAATTCTGAGTTTGTGGATCATCTGATGGATGTGATTATGACCTACAAACGCACGAATCACACCGACTTTTCTCGGCAATTTTATCGAAAACTTCTACAAAAGGATGATGCTTCCTCTTGA
- a CDS encoding phosphotransacetylase family protein encodes MPKSRYLLVGSTEPYSGKSATILGLAHQLRAQGLSIGYGKPLSHGGEEMNEAGEDEDVQFIRQILNLTEQQTQVPLLFLDEPTVKKGLHHEAGSYYVEQLQSSLAQVEGDLVLLEGLGTISEGRLFNLSLKDIAAHSQAMVLIVARYHSLLLVDQLLDAQDQLGDRLFGVVINDIPPQEQEAVKQHLQPFLENQGIPVLGMMPRSSLLRSVSVRELTKQLGAKVLCRSDRLDLMVERLTIGAMNVNSALEYFRKGENMAVVTGGDRSELQMAALETSTNCLILTGHTPPQDFIINRAEDLEIPILSVDLDTLSTVEIVDRTFGQVRLQESIKVHCIRELMAEYFDLPRFMQLLQ; translated from the coding sequence GTGCCAAAATCTAGATATCTCTTGGTTGGTTCCACAGAACCGTATAGTGGGAAGTCCGCCACCATTTTAGGACTCGCCCATCAACTTCGCGCCCAAGGCCTCTCCATTGGCTACGGAAAACCCCTGAGTCATGGCGGGGAGGAGATGAACGAGGCCGGGGAAGATGAGGATGTGCAGTTTATTCGCCAAATCCTTAATCTCACTGAACAACAAACCCAAGTCCCTTTACTGTTTTTAGATGAACCGACGGTCAAAAAAGGGCTGCACCACGAAGCGGGGAGTTATTATGTGGAACAACTTCAAAGCTCTTTAGCTCAAGTTGAGGGGGATTTAGTCCTCTTAGAAGGTTTAGGCACAATATCTGAAGGACGCTTATTTAATCTCTCACTCAAGGACATTGCCGCCCACAGCCAAGCGATGGTTCTGATTGTGGCGCGCTATCATTCTCTCTTGTTAGTGGATCAATTGCTGGACGCTCAAGATCAACTAGGCGATCGCCTCTTTGGAGTCGTGATCAATGATATCCCGCCCCAAGAGCAGGAAGCGGTGAAGCAACATTTACAACCGTTTCTGGAAAATCAGGGGATTCCTGTTTTAGGCATGATGCCCCGCAGTAGTTTGTTACGCAGTGTCAGTGTGCGAGAGTTAACGAAACAGTTGGGGGCGAAAGTTCTTTGTCGGTCGGACCGGTTAGATTTAATGGTGGAACGTCTGACCATTGGGGCGATGAATGTTAACTCGGCACTGGAGTATTTCCGCAAGGGTGAGAATATGGCCGTGGTGACAGGAGGCGATCGCAGTGAACTACAAATGGCCGCTCTGGAAACTTCAACCAACTGCCTCATTTTAACCGGACACACGCCCCCTCAAGATTTTATTATTAACCGGGCGGAGGACTTGGAAATTCCCATTTTGTCGGTGGATCTCGATACCCTAAGCACCGTGGAAATTGTCGATCGAACCTTTGGCCAAGTCCGTCTCCAAGAGTCAATCAAAGTCCATTGCATTCGCGA